One part of the Humulus lupulus chromosome 9, drHumLupu1.1, whole genome shotgun sequence genome encodes these proteins:
- the LOC133800279 gene encoding receptor-like protein 37: protein MNISFVFSWLFLMIAIYSNIDVVFAQCLSDQQSMLLQLKKNLVFDAIESKKLVQWNETNNIDCCSWDGVTCDEEGHVTGLSLGQESISGGIFDNSSLLDLQHLETLDFSSNNFESTIPASIGDLSTLSYLNLSDAGFLGQIPPELSQLTQLIILDLSENIWLGNSLMLWDQNLSIFVQNFSKLEESFLDGVNKSASGSEWCQALSSSVPKLRVLSLIRCDLYGPLDQVLENFQSLSVIRLDHNYLFGPVPAFFSNVPKLTSLHLLDCHLNGTFPSEIFQIQTIDISNNELLQGSLPKNFKKNNALQKLVLTYTNILGFLPMSMGSLSNLSILDLSNCEFSGEIPTSMEKLTQMVYLHLSFNKLTGQVPSFKMSKNLTGLYLSHNMLTSTISSSDFEGLSNLVKFDFSRNVLNGSIPRSLFLLPTLEDIDLSNNRFDGQLPESFNMSSSVLQRLDLSSNNLQGPIPLSIFKLPKLKFLFLSTNKFNGPILLDKIQGPSNPTTIDLSHNDVFSIASDKDTNWPSLSKLKLLQVSSCKLIFFPNL, encoded by the coding sequence ATGAATATTAGCTTTGTGTTCTCATGGCTTTTTCTGATGATAGCCATCTACTCGAACATAGATGTTGTCTTTGCCCAATGCCTTAGTGATCAGCAATCAATGCTGCTCCAACTGAAGAAAAATCTCGTATTTGACGCCATTGAATCAAAGAAGTTAGTGCAATGGAATGAAACTAATAATATTGATTGCTGTTCTTGGGACGGTGTAACTTGTGACGAGGAAGGGCATGTCACTGGTCTTAGTTTGGGCCAGGAATCAATCTCAGGAGGGATATTTGACAATTCTAGCCTCCTTGATCTGCAACATCTTGAGACCCTTGATTTCTCATCTAACAACTTTGAGTCTACAATACCAGCTAGTATTGGTGACCTATCAACTTTGAGTTATCTGAACTTGTCTGATGCTGGCTTCTTGGGGCAAATACCACCAGAGTTATCACAGCTGACTCAGTTGATCATTCTAGATTTGTCAGAAAATATCTGGCTTGGCAATTCACTCATGCTTTGGGACCAAAATTTGAGCATATTTGTACAAAACTTCTCAAAGCTTGAAGAATCGTTCCTTGATGGTGTGAATAAATCAGCAAGTGGGAGTGAATGGTGCCAGGCCTTATCATCTTCAGTGCCGAAATTGCGAGTATTGAGCTTGATACGTTGTGATCTTTATGGCCCTCTTGATCAGGTGCTTGAGAATTTTCAATCTTTGTCAGTGATTCGCCTCGATCATAACTATTTATTTGGTCCAGTCCCAGCATTCTTTTCCAATGTCCCAAAATTGACTTCTCTGCATCTTTTGGATTGCCATCTGAATGGCACCTTTCCTTCAGAGATTTTCCAAATACAAACCATTGACATATCAAATAATGAATTGCTTCAGGGTTCTTTgccaaaaaattttaaaaaaaataatgctcTGCAGAAATTGGTACTCACATACACCAACATTTTAGGTTTTTTACCAATGTCCATGGGTAGCCTTTCAAACTTGTCTATATTAGACCTTTCTAATTGTGAATTTAGTGGAGAGATTCCTACTTCTATGGAGAAACTTACCCAAATGGTTTATCTCCATTTATCATTTAACAAGTTAACTGGTCAAGTCCCATCTTTTAAAATGTCCAAGAATCTGACTGGATTATACCTATCTCATAATATGTTGACTAGTACAATTTCATCATCTGACTTTGAAGGCCTCTCAAATCTTGTGAAATTTGACTTTAGCCGTAATGTTCTCAATGGGAGCATCCCTCGATCTCTATTTCTACTTCCAACATTGGAAGACATAGATCTGTCCAACAACCGATTTGACGGTCAACTTCCTGAATCTTTCAACATGTCTTCCTCAGTATTGCAAAGACTAGATTTGAGTAGCAATAACCTACAAGGGCCTATTCCATTGTCCATATTCAAACTCCCAAAactcaagtttctctttctcTCCACCAACAAGTTCAATGGTCCCATACTGCTAGACAAAATTCAGGGGCCTAGTAATCCTACCACTATTGATCTCTCACACAATGACGTGTTTTCCATTGCGAGTGATAAAGATACTAATTGGCCTTCCTTATCCAAGCTTAAACTTTTACAAGTTTCttcctgcaagctgatttttttTCCTAATCTATAG